One window from the genome of Castellaniella sp. MT123 encodes:
- a CDS encoding ABC transporter permease yields the protein MTMSKASTSFGNQLDAFDRKALGKLSRTEERGIEQNVRRRKRNSFLLVVPLLAFLLVTFFAPIGSMLFRSLYSPTVQGLIPQTIQRLDDWDQASPPPAATLKTLAVELKDLALSHKEGELGSAVNQVMPGTASVFKMTGRRIRNADLAGMSDPQAAQWLTDANPDWGNVKLWQAIAEAGRVYTARNYMKAAGFDFVGGTFSQSNTASVYQVLYVKTLGIALSITVLCMLLGYPLAYYLAKAPSKTANALMILVLLPFWTSLLVRTTSWIALLQTDGVVNTVLMGLGLIDTPLNLLYTRFATVIAMTHILLPFMVLPLYSVMRGIDPSYMRAAISMGSPPMQAFFRVFFPLTLSGLGAGTLLVFIISIGYYITPALVGGSDGQMISNIIAFNIQSTSNWGLAAALGSILLAIILLLYWVYDRLVGAGNLKLG from the coding sequence ATGACTATGTCCAAGGCAAGCACCTCGTTCGGAAATCAGCTGGATGCTTTCGACCGGAAGGCACTCGGCAAGCTGTCGCGAACGGAAGAACGCGGGATTGAGCAAAACGTCCGGCGGCGCAAGCGAAATAGTTTTCTGCTGGTGGTGCCGCTGTTGGCCTTTTTGCTGGTCACCTTTTTCGCCCCGATCGGCTCCATGCTCTTTCGTAGTCTGTATAGCCCGACTGTGCAGGGTTTGATCCCCCAGACGATTCAGCGACTGGACGATTGGGATCAAGCTTCGCCGCCTCCGGCGGCGACCCTGAAGACGCTTGCCGTGGAGCTTAAGGACCTGGCGCTGAGCCACAAAGAAGGCGAGCTGGGTTCCGCTGTGAATCAGGTGATGCCTGGGACCGCCAGCGTGTTCAAGATGACGGGACGCCGCATCCGGAACGCGGATCTGGCCGGCATGTCAGATCCTCAGGCGGCGCAGTGGCTGACCGACGCCAATCCGGATTGGGGTAATGTCAAGCTATGGCAGGCGATCGCCGAGGCGGGCCGCGTCTATACCGCGCGAAACTACATGAAGGCGGCCGGCTTCGATTTCGTCGGCGGGACTTTTTCCCAGTCGAATACGGCATCCGTCTATCAGGTGCTCTATGTGAAGACCCTGGGCATCGCCCTGTCGATCACCGTCCTGTGCATGCTGCTGGGGTATCCGCTGGCCTACTATCTGGCGAAAGCACCCAGCAAAACCGCCAATGCCCTGATGATCCTGGTGCTGCTGCCATTCTGGACGTCCTTGCTGGTCCGGACGACCTCGTGGATCGCCTTGTTGCAGACCGACGGCGTCGTCAATACGGTGCTGATGGGGCTGGGCCTGATCGACACGCCGCTGAATCTACTCTATACGCGGTTTGCCACGGTCATCGCCATGACCCATATCCTGCTGCCCTTCATGGTCTTGCCGCTGTACAGCGTCATGCGCGGCATCGACCCCAGCTACATGCGCGCGGCGATCTCCATGGGCAGCCCGCCGATGCAGGCGTTCTTCCGGGTGTTCTTCCCCCTGACCTTGTCGGGGCTGGGCGCCGGTACCTTATTGGTCTTCATCATCTCCATCGGCTACTACATCACACCGGCATTGGTGGGCGGAAGCGATGGGCAGATGATTTCAAACATCATCGCCTTCAACATTCAAAGCACGAGCAATTGGGGGCTGGCTGCCGCGCTCGGGTCGATCCTGCTGGCGATCATTCTGCTGCTGTATTGGGTGTACGACCGGCTGGTCGGTGCGGGCAATCTGAAACTGGGTTAG